GTTTGTCAAAACCAACGATTGCCCGGCCTGTGATACCCGTTTAGCCGAAGTCCTGACCGCAAATCAGCCGGTTGATATCTATCTGGTCGACAGTCAGGGCAATGACAACCTGTTACGGCAGTGGGCCAACGCGCACCATATTCCCGTTGAACGGGTACGCAACCGGCAAATCACGCTCAATCATGATGCGGGGTATTGGTTCCGGTTTGGGCGCGGCGTGATGCCGGTATTACTGCGGCAGGGGGAACAGGGATGGCATATCACGTCATTATCATAAAATGGCTAAGTTTATTGCCCATTATCGGGATGTTATGGGTGAATGTCTGTTATGCCGAACTGAAAGTGATTGCTGATTTAGGCGGAAAAGATGCTTCGCCCTTTTATGACGGCATTAATGCGCAATCAGATAATATTCCTGCGTTGCCACCGCATTTCTCACCAGAAGCAGCAAGTGAAGCCGTGATGTTGCCGGTCAGAACACCGGAACTGACACCGGGGAAAGTGGCAAGCCGACCACTGCAATTGCCGGGGATTGGCGCATTGTTTCTGATTGGCGATGATCCTGACTCACGCCAATGGTTAAACCAGCATGCAGCGCGGCTTAAGGCACTGCATGCCGTGGGTCTGGTCATTAATGTCCGTGAGAGGGCAGGTTTACAGTCACTGCGGGCATCAGCACCGGATTTAATCTTATCGCCCGCTTCCGGCACCGAGCTGGCCCGCCGTCTGCAACTGCAACATTACCCGGTGTTGATCACCGCAACCGCACTCACTCAGCAGTTATCGCCATGAGCCGTCGTTACGTGATCGAGGCCCTGCTGCGTCCTGCTGTGGAGCTGAATACCGCCGTGGTGTCAGCCGTCGCCGCGTTTGTTTGTCTCAGAGCGCCCTGGGCCATCGCACTGGCACCATCAGTCAGCTCTGTGATGGCCGGCGGTTTTGCCATACTGGCGGTAATACGCGCGTGGCAGGGCATTCAGGTGATACGCTATCGCAGAAACCTGCGCCGCCTGCCACGTTATCAGATGAGCACAAAGCACATTCCCGTCAGTCATAAGCAATTGTTTCTGGGCAGGGGCTTTCGCTGGCAGCAAAAACATACCCAGCGTTTGCAGGATACCCGCCGGCCCGAAGTGGAGCGATTTGTGCAACCTTCCCATATCTATCAGCTTGCCCGCGCACTGGAGCGCAGAACCGAATACCGTTGGCCGACATTATCTGCGCTATTACGTCAAGACTCACCATTTAATCCGGTACGTCCGCTGCCGCCGGTGGGGGGCAATCTGATGATCCACGGTATTGAGCCGCAGGAAGCCGACGTATTTATGGATCTGCGCGAGCGGGTCGGGCACACCCTGGTGATGGGCACCACCCGTGTGGGAAAAACCCGGCTGGCAGAGTTGTTGATCACACAGGATATCCGGCGCGGCGAGGTCGTGATTGTCTTTGATCCCAAAGGGGATGCGGATTTGCTGAGGCGCATCTGGGCGGAAGCGCACCGGGCAGGACGGGGCAATGAACTTTCCCTTTTTCATCTGGGCTGGCCGGAAATCTCAGCGCGTTATAATGCCGTCGGGCGGTTTGGCCGGGTTTCTGAAGTGGCGTCCCGTCTGGCCGGGCAACTCAGTGGTGAAGGAAACAGTGCCGCGTTCCGTGAGTTTGCCTGGCGGTTTGTCAATATTGTTGCCCGTGCGCTGGTCGCCCTGGGGCACCGGCCGGATTACACCCTGATCACCCGTTACGTCAATAATATCAGTGAGCTGTATCAGTTATATGCCCGCAAAGTGATGGAAGAAAGAATGCCGGTATTGTTAGCGCAAATCAGTCATTGCCTCGGTACGCTGAAAGAAAAGGATGTGCCGCGTAATATGCAGGGGCAGCCCGATGCCCTGCGGCTCTGGGCAACAGAAATCACCCTGAGTTCTGAGGCGGGTAAACAGTTGTATGACCCGATACTGGATGGTCTGCGCTCTGCCGTGCGTTATGACCGCACCTATTTTGATAAAATTGTCGCTTCCTTATTGCCGCTGCTGCCGCTGCTGGAAAAACTGACCACCGGCAAAATCGCGGAACTATTATCACCAGATTACCTCAATATGCGTGACCTGCGGCCGATTTTTGACTGGGAGCAGGTGATCCGCAAAAACGGGATTGCCTATATCGGTCTGGATGCACTGTCTGACAGCGATGTGGCTTCGGCGGTAGGGAACAGCATGTTTGCGGATTTGGTGAGTGTCGCCGGACAGATTTATAAATACGGCATGAATGCCGGCTTGCCGGTGCGTTATGATGGCAAACTGGCAATTAACCTGCATTGTGACGAATTCAATGAACTGATGGGTGATGAGTTTATTCCGCTGATCAATAAAGGCGGCGGTGCGGGAATGCAGGTAACGGCGTACACCCAAACGTCGTCAGATATCGAAGCCCGTATTGGCAGCCCGGCCAAAACGGCGCAGGTGATCGGCAATTTTAATACCCTGATTATGTTACGGGTGCGGGATAACCGGACGGCGGAGTTACTGACCAGCCAGTTGCCGGAAGTGGAAATCTACAGTAAGACGCTGGTCTCCGGTCACTCTGATATTGCTGATGTTGAGCAGGGGCAGGATTTTACTTCCTCAACCCAGGATCGGGTAGGGACGGTTAAAACGCCGTTGGTGACCCCCGCAGAGATGATTAACTTACCGAAAGGGCAGGCGTTCGCGTTACTGGAAGGCGGGCAGTTATGGAAAATTCGTATGCCGTTGCCAACGGGGGATGACGATGATGCCCTGATGCCGGCGAATTTGCAGAAAATCGCCGAGCAGATGCGTAAACATTATCGTACCAGTGAATCCTGGTGGGAAGAGCACGGGTAATCTCCGCAATGGCACAGTCAGAACCCCCTTCCCATCAACAATCCCAACCGCCGCGCAAACATGGTCTTTTGTACTGCGTGTTATGGGAATGGCCGTGGAAAATCATCGGCTTTATTCTCATGTCCTGGATATTTAGTTTGTTGCTGGAATATCTCGGTATGGCGTTTTTCTGGCCGGAACTGGGCGCATCTCACAGTCGGCAGATGATGAAGACAGAGCTGCAATATCTCTCTACGGGGTTTACTCAAAGCCTGTTGTTATCAGAACCTTCACAAACGGTTTCAGTATGGCTGGCACAGGCTTACCAGTGGCTGTTTGTGGACAGTGGTTTTATTGGTTGGGTTCAGGGGCAGTCATATTATCAGTTACATACCGGTAATGATTTTATGCGTGAGTTCAATGCGGCATTGCAGGGGATATCGAACTATTTGAAGGAGTATTGGCTGGCGACGGTGTTTATCACGATGGTAACACTGATCCGGCTGGCCATTCTGCTGTTATCCGTCCCCTTATTTGTGATGGTGGTGTTAGTGGCTCTGGTTGACGGGCTGGGTCGGCGGGATTTACGGCGTTACGGGGCTGGGTATGAATCCAGCTTTGTCTATCATCATGCTAAACGGGGGATTAAGCCTGCCTGTTCGGTTCCTGGTGTGCTGTATTTATCCTGGCCGGATACGGTCTATCCCACGGTGATCCTGTTGCCTGCGGCGGTATTGCTGGGGATCGTAGTGGTGATAACGGCCTCGATGTTTAAAAAGTATTTATAGTGCATGACGCTGGACGAAGGAAGGCAAAACGGGTTTTTGTTTTGCCTTCCTTCGTCAGCAGACAAGCCGCATCGCGGCGCGTCAGAATACTACATAGGTATCGTCGCACTTGATAATTAAATGTTAAACTTTTGCTTGCATATACCGTAATTTAAGATTTTAATGGTTATTATGTTATTTATGTGGGGGATAGCTATAACGTTCACTATAGTTAGTTTTGTTTATATTATACTAGTGTTAATTAGTCCATTATTGAGGTTAATGATTTTAAGTATAAGATTTTTTCTTTATTAAATAATTAACACAATATAGTCTTAATTCATAGTAATTCTAGTTAAAAACGAGCTAACTATTTAAGTTAATCAGATAAACTATCTGCATTACTGTTACAATCGATAACACGATAACCTGATTTTCTGCCTGTCCTTATGAAATCGAAGATAATACTTTCTGAGCCTGAACGAATAACATTGCAACAACTCGCTTTGAATCATCCCCACCGGGATATCCGTACGCGAGGAACGGGTTTGCTCATGCTTGCCAGAGGGAGCAAGCCGTCCCAGATCACCGCTGAAATAGGATGCAGTCTCCGGGTTATCTATAATTGGGTTCACATGTGGCACAATTCAGGGATAGCGGGATTATTAGGCGGTCATGCTGGAGGCCGGTATCTCGCTATGACGCCTGAAATGATTGCCACTGCGGTCGAAGCTGCCTGTGCAGAGTCCCTAACTCTCGCACGGATAGCCCAGTGCGTTGAGGCAAAGCATGGGCCCCTGCCTTGTACGCTTGAAACGCTGGCAAATACCCTGAAAAAGCAGGGGCTCACCTATAAACGCACCCGTCTATCGCTTAAAAAAAGCGCAACGAAACGGAGTTTGCTAACAAATCCGCCTTGCTGAATAAAATTAAGGCTGGAGCACAGTTAGGCCATTACCGTTTGGTCTATTTTGATGAGGCGGGTTTTGCCGCATCTCCTCCGGTGCAATATGGATGGAGTCCACGGGGTAAGCCCCATGAAACTGAGCCTCAAGAGCATGACAGGCGGTCAGTTCTGGGGGCGTTAAATTACACGGATAACACGCTGTTTTACCAGACAACGTCAGGCAGTATCACGCGAGATGACGTGATTGATTTTTTAGAGCAGCTCGCCCAACAAGGGGACAACCGCCTGACATTTTTAGTGTTGGATAATGCGCGTATCCATCACGGGATTGAAGAAAAAATCAGAAATAGCTGGTTACGAGAACACAACCTGTTTTTATTCTACCTTCCCGCCTACAGCCCAGAGCTGAATTTGATTGAAATCGTCTGGAAACAAGCCAAATACCATTGGCGACGTTTTATCACTTGGACTCAGGAGACAATGGAGAATGAATTAAATACGTTATTGGGCGGTTATGGTAACCAATTTGCAATTAATTTCTCTTGAGTACTTAATAAAATTTAAGTTACCGTGAGGTGATATATGAGTCCTTTTAACTATTATTCCAATAGAAGAAATAATGGAGATATTGAATTAGGGGCATTACCAGATTCTTCAGCAGGTCATGGGCAACTTAACCATTATTCCAATAGAAGAAATAATGGAGATATTGAATTAGGGGCATTACCAGATTCTTCAGCAGGTCATGGGCAACTTCCATCTTCGTTTCAGGCATCAGCTGCCAGAGGTTTTGAACATCCACGCCGTGTTGGGAGTAGCCCTAATCTGAGCAATTTTAATTCGCTCAATGCATATCCTGAGCACAGTCGCACTGAGATGCCACTTTCCCGTAGGCATAGTTTTAGTGGTTCATCTTCGTTTCAAGCATCTGCTGCCAAAGATTTTGAACATTCACGTCGTATTAGTAGGAGTAGCCCTAATCTGAGCAATTTTAATTCGCTCAATGCATATCCTGAGCACAGTCGCACTGAGATGCCACTTTCCCGTAGTCACAGTTTTAGTGGTTCTCCACCCCGAGGTTATGAGTTTACAACTCTTACACTTTCTGAAGTAATTCCTGAATTAATAACTAAATACAATGCAGAATATGTATTTATTAAACTTGATGTCAAGAAATTAAAAACACTAATGTATAATGCTGATTTAGATGTTAGAGAACGTAAAATTGTAAAAAGCATTGTAAAATTAATATGCAATGAAATGAATAGTATTTCTAATGATGATAAGATTGATAGATATCATAAATTATATGATATAAACTATAAGTACCCACCATTTATTTGTTGTAATAGATATACTTCTTGGATTCGCATATTAAGCGCAACACCGTAATGAACGAAGTAAATGAGTTGGGGTTCCTGTAAATAACTCATTCGGTGTTTTATAATCTCGTGTCTTACGTGGTCGATTATTTAGTCGGTTTGCCACAAGGTTAACCTCCCGCTCTGATACCTTATTAAAATCGGTTCCTTTTGGGAAGTAATCTCTGATTAATCCATTTATGTTCTCATTTATCCCTCTTTCCCAAGGGGAATACGGATGAGCAAAATAAATTTTTGTCTCTAAATTTTTACCGATCCGTTCGTGTTCGGCAAATTCGAGTCCGTTATCAAAGGTAATTGTTTTAACTTTATGTTTTATCATCGATAAATGTCTTGTCGCCGCTTTGGCAACACCTTCTGCTGTTTTATCTTCAAGTTTAATGATGATCGTAAATAACGATTTTCGTTCAACTAAAGTCAATAAGGCACTTTTACGATCTTTGCCAACGATAGTATCCCCTTCCCAATCCCCAATACGCTGCTTTTTATCAACAATTTTTGGGCGCTTATCAATACTGACTCTGTTTTTAATTTTTCCTCTGTGCTCATGGCTTCCATAGCGTTTACGATACGGTTTTTTCGCTATCCTAAGATGTTGCCATAAATCACCGCCATTTATTTTATCTTTATAAATCAATCGATAAATTGTTTCATGATGTAAAGAGATTTTCGCTTCCCGCTTGAGATAACCCACAACTTGTTCCGGACTTAAATCTTGCCAAATTAACTGTTTTATCCACTTTGTTATCTCTGGCGTGATTTTTACGGCTTTTACCTTAGAATGACGGCGTTCTAATGCTTTACGCTGAGCTTGTTCAGGTTCATATTTCTCGGCTTCCCGGTTTCGTCTCAATTCCCGGCTAATTGTTGATGGGGCCCGATTAAGCGACGTTGCAATAAAACGTTGTGTAAAACCGGCTTCTTTTAAGCCGAAAATCTGGTATCTTTCTGTTTCGGTCAGTTGCGTATAGGCCATAGTGCATTTTCCTTTGGCGAGAAAGATGCCTACTATAGCAACTGACCGCCTTTCTTAGAAATTGCACTTACTATGCGAATCCAAGTGGAAAATAAAAATAAGTTTCTGGTCTCTGATGTGATATCAATATTGGGTTCTGGGATAAGTGAAGTCGCATTGTTAATTTTGGCTTTTAATATAACGCACTCTGCTTCTTATACTTCCTTGCTTATATCAATAAGACTGCTGGCTAGCTAGCTTGTTTTTTTTCTTACTGGCTATTTAATTAAACGTTTTAATATGAAAACAAATTTATTCTACATTGGGTTCTGGTAATCTCTCAGGTCTTAAGTAAAATTTGTTTCCACTCTTTAAGTTAAATAAATTTCTTGAATGATTTGAGGCATTTTTAAGAATGGTTTCTATAAACATATTATTTATCTTAATTAATGAGTTTATATGATGGCTATTTAGATGTATTTAAATATATTCTATGGTTTATAAAACTGATTTTATAAACTATGTTAAAATCGCAGATCACTGATTCCTCATAACTTGAATATATCATTATGATGAAAACCTATTTCTTCCATTAGACCAAACAGTAGCTATAAGTTAAAGTATATTGAAGATTAAGTACATGATGGAATAGCCGATGATGGCATAATATAGCCAAGTTTCCTTTGGCAAGCAACTGATAGGTAATTTATCATTATCAGTCATTGCCAATAGTAATGCATAAATTCACATGGGTTTACGTAATACTTTGAACTTATTTCATTTATTTTATACCTTTTTTAATCCACCTAATAAAACATCAAGAGCATTTAAGGCTTCAGATAAAGCAAGATTATGGTGTTGATGTTTGGCAATCCACAAAGCGGTATCCATAAGCCCTCCATTGATTAAGCGAGCCAAAATTTCAGGAGAAGTAACAGTAATCTGACCCTCGTCCATCAGTGTGTTTAACATCGTGGCGATTGATGTAATACATTGTAGTCTGGCCGTTTGTAACTGCTCAGGATCTAAAACAGATGATGCGTCACATAAAGCTATCCGCTGTATTTCCGGTTCTATAGCCATTTTCAAATACGTATGACACCGAACTGTGAATGCTGTCCAAGTTTCTGTTTCTCGGCTTGAAATTTCTGTCAGACGGGCATCCATTTCCGCATCAATTTGTTGTAATACAGCAAGAAATAACCCTTTTTTATCCCCGAAGTGATGATATAAAGCCCCTCTGGTCATGCCTGCTTTAGCCGTTAAATCATCCATAACGGTGTTTAAATACCCTACAGTTCCAAACTGTTGACGTGCTGTTGCGATTAACTTCCGTCGGGTTTCTTCAATCATTTCTGCTCTGGGTTTGCGAACCATATCACGACTCCAAATTTATATTGCCGGTTTTTATAATTGACATACAGAATGAATGTCAATTAGATTAACATACTTCCCGTATGTAAGTATTTTGGTAACCCTATATTTTATAAGCCCGTCGATTTCATAAATCACTCAGGAGTATTTATGGTTAATCCGTACAAAGAATTGTTTGGCGCACCTGGAACACTTGCATTTTCTATTGCTGGATTAATTGCGCGAATACCCATTTCGATGGCAGGAATAGGGATTATTACTATGCTCTCGCAGTTGAGGGGATCTTATTGGATTGCGGGGGGTGTTGCGGCGACTTTTACTTTTTCTATGGCGATATTGGCTCCACAAATTTCACGGCTGGTCGATCGATTTGGTCAAGGCCGGGTGTTGCCTTATGTGACTGCATCCAGCGTTATATCGATGTTTATCCTCTTACTTTGCACGCATTTTCAGGCACCGGATTGGACATTATTTGTCTTTGCTGCTTTATCGGGAGGTATACCCAGTATGCCCGCGATGATTAGGGCAAGGTGGACTGAAATATATCGGGGAGATCCGCGTCTTCATACTGCTTTTTCTTTTGAAACGGTTTTGGATGAACTTTGTTTTATTATTGGCCCTCCAGTATCTGTTGGGTT
This genomic interval from Xenorhabdus doucetiae contains the following:
- a CDS encoding integrating conjugative element protein, coding for MAYHVIIIKWLSLLPIIGMLWVNVCYAELKVIADLGGKDASPFYDGINAQSDNIPALPPHFSPEAASEAVMLPVRTPELTPGKVASRPLQLPGIGALFLIGDDPDSRQWLNQHAARLKALHAVGLVINVRERAGLQSLRASAPDLILSPASGTELARRLQLQHYPVLITATALTQQLSP
- the traD gene encoding type IV conjugative transfer system coupling protein TraD, with protein sequence MSRRYVIEALLRPAVELNTAVVSAVAAFVCLRAPWAIALAPSVSSVMAGGFAILAVIRAWQGIQVIRYRRNLRRLPRYQMSTKHIPVSHKQLFLGRGFRWQQKHTQRLQDTRRPEVERFVQPSHIYQLARALERRTEYRWPTLSALLRQDSPFNPVRPLPPVGGNLMIHGIEPQEADVFMDLRERVGHTLVMGTTRVGKTRLAELLITQDIRRGEVVIVFDPKGDADLLRRIWAEAHRAGRGNELSLFHLGWPEISARYNAVGRFGRVSEVASRLAGQLSGEGNSAAFREFAWRFVNIVARALVALGHRPDYTLITRYVNNISELYQLYARKVMEERMPVLLAQISHCLGTLKEKDVPRNMQGQPDALRLWATEITLSSEAGKQLYDPILDGLRSAVRYDRTYFDKIVASLLPLLPLLEKLTTGKIAELLSPDYLNMRDLRPIFDWEQVIRKNGIAYIGLDALSDSDVASAVGNSMFADLVSVAGQIYKYGMNAGLPVRYDGKLAINLHCDEFNELMGDEFIPLINKGGGAGMQVTAYTQTSSDIEARIGSPAKTAQVIGNFNTLIMLRVRDNRTAELLTSQLPEVEIYSKTLVSGHSDIADVEQGQDFTSSTQDRVGTVKTPLVTPAEMINLPKGQAFALLEGGQLWKIRMPLPTGDDDDALMPANLQKIAEQMRKHYRTSESWWEEHG
- a CDS encoding TIGR03747 family integrating conjugative element membrane protein, whose amino-acid sequence is MAQSEPPSHQQSQPPRKHGLLYCVLWEWPWKIIGFILMSWIFSLLLEYLGMAFFWPELGASHSRQMMKTELQYLSTGFTQSLLLSEPSQTVSVWLAQAYQWLFVDSGFIGWVQGQSYYQLHTGNDFMREFNAALQGISNYLKEYWLATVFITMVTLIRLAILLLSVPLFVMVVLVALVDGLGRRDLRRYGAGYESSFVYHHAKRGIKPACSVPGVLYLSWPDTVYPTVILLPAAVLLGIVVVITASMFKKYL
- a CDS encoding helix-turn-helix domain-containing protein gives rise to the protein MKSKIILSEPERITLQQLALNHPHRDIRTRGTGLLMLARGSKPSQITAEIGCSLRVIYNWVHMWHNSGIAGLLGGHAGGRYLAMTPEMIATAVEAACAESLTLARIAQCVEAKHGPLPCTLETLANTLKKQGLTYKRTRLSLKKSATKRSLLTNPPC
- a CDS encoding IS630 family transposase encodes the protein MLNKIKAGAQLGHYRLVYFDEAGFAASPPVQYGWSPRGKPHETEPQEHDRRSVLGALNYTDNTLFYQTTSGSITRDDVIDFLEQLAQQGDNRLTFLVLDNARIHHGIEEKIRNSWLREHNLFLFYLPAYSPELNLIEIVWKQAKYHWRRFITWTQETMENELNTLLGGYGNQFAINFS
- a CDS encoding IS30 family transposase; translation: MAYTQLTETERYQIFGLKEAGFTQRFIATSLNRAPSTISRELRRNREAEKYEPEQAQRKALERRHSKVKAVKITPEITKWIKQLIWQDLSPEQVVGYLKREAKISLHHETIYRLIYKDKINGGDLWQHLRIAKKPYRKRYGSHEHRGKIKNRVSIDKRPKIVDKKQRIGDWEGDTIVGKDRKSALLTLVERKSLFTIIIKLEDKTAEGVAKAATRHLSMIKHKVKTITFDNGLEFAEHERIGKNLETKIYFAHPYSPWERGINENINGLIRDYFPKGTDFNKVSEREVNLVANRLNNRPRKTRDYKTPNELFTGTPTHLLRSLRCCA
- a CDS encoding TetR/AcrR family transcriptional regulator; the encoded protein is MVRKPRAEMIEETRRKLIATARQQFGTVGYLNTVMDDLTAKAGMTRGALYHHFGDKKGLFLAVLQQIDAEMDARLTEISSRETETWTAFTVRCHTYLKMAIEPEIQRIALCDASSVLDPEQLQTARLQCITSIATMLNTLMDEGQITVTSPEILARLINGGLMDTALWIAKHQHHNLALSEALNALDVLLGGLKKV